The following coding sequences lie in one Thermosulfuriphilus ammonigenes genomic window:
- a CDS encoding Eco57I restriction-modification methylase domain-containing protein, translated as MKIFPAVRMEGGLFAPDLFERVINQDLPGQKPADFGLSSRQDLINEIAAVFADARSLWEIFKHRLERLPKEARGERLPRLTREYLAIPLLGLLGYELYSNHPHYYKYKEGGLTFRISHRAGEDLYAPPVHIVSFEQPLGQLAERSRFSPHSLVQEFLNRTEALWGLVTNGRVIRLLRDSTYLRRQCYLEFDLEAIFEQHLFEDFLLLFRLLHRSRLPRGAEDASQCLLEQYYQLSLEEGERARDRLRDSVVSCLTELAQGFLSHPENNRLRERLSSPDDSYNALAFYRDLLRLIYRFLFLLVAEDRGLLSDDPLYREHYSVSRFRRLVENRSFYTEHEDLWLSLRVLWKLLSDATPKAGGRPLASYLGLSPLNGELFSPLFLDECLIRNRELLSALWWLLNYRESGADLPHRINYAALDVEELGSVYESLLDYQPTVTKKEGQVLTFELNPGTERKSTGSYYTPAPLVAELIRSALEPVIKERLKEAKRIANGEWRTANYSLFAAKAILGLRIIDPACGSGHFLLAAARRLGKELARIETGEDEPSPEAVRKAVREVIAHCIYGVDKNPLAVELCRVALWIEAHVPGKPLTFLDHHIKCGDSLVGVFDLNVLTQGIPDEAFKPLEGDERSVCQELRNTNRRARRRLFGESLFNPRGEIEKLAEEFRKVDELAEDTVEALHEKTARWQALRRKPEWEKLKRACDLWTSAFFMPKTQKTTSLVPTSHDLYGLLANPGALSPQKLAQAEALAEKHRFFHWPLEFPEVFARGGFDVVLGNPPWEMMQLEEVQFFATRAPEIAQTRNSAERKKLINKLKETNPALYEEYLKAKHYQAAINHYIRKSGRFPLTAYGKLNTYSVFAELALRLTCPAGRAGIIVPTGIATDDTNKHFFSHLMENGLLASLYDFQNRERLFPAVTTQQKFSLLTLHHSSFLPSPSGRGVGGEGPSPKFVFFAIRVEHLRDPRRSFTLTAEDIARINPNTRTTPVFRTSYDAELTKKIYRVPVLVNEKTDENPWGVSFKQGLFNMSSDSHLFRTREQLQAAGYELKGNIFVKANSERRTGNRPLATHHSPLAEIYLPLYEAKMIWQFDHRFGSYEGLERRSHQLFHPDPRHKRIFDFVVQSWYWVPAGEVLQHLENKRNLGWLIGFRDVARATDERTAIFSLLPKVGVGHTMPLIFLSPQSVFIACILANFNSLVFDFCVRQKLGGTHLTYHYLKQLPILPPEIYTTRHLLFAIPRILELTYTAWDLKPFADDLWAEADEDLRSAIRKQWEENQRIANGEQGIANGEQGTGPKDRNHSPLAIRHSPPEWLEIIYSLNPDHPNKDACPLPPFKWDESRRARLRAELDAFFAKLYGLTEEELRYILDPQDVFGPSFPGETFRVLKEKEIRQFGEYRTKHLILEAWERLFKDQGGKWEGCLNERRI; from the coding sequence ATGAAGATCTTTCCCGCGGTGCGCATGGAAGGCGGGCTTTTCGCCCCGGATCTCTTTGAAAGGGTTATCAACCAGGACCTTCCCGGCCAAAAACCAGCAGATTTTGGCCTCTCCTCGCGCCAGGACCTCATTAACGAGATAGCCGCGGTCTTTGCCGACGCCCGCTCCCTTTGGGAAATCTTCAAGCATCGCCTCGAAAGGCTACCGAAAGAAGCGCGAGGGGAACGCCTCCCCCGCCTCACCCGGGAATATTTAGCCATTCCCCTGCTTGGTCTTCTGGGCTATGAGCTTTACTCAAACCACCCCCACTATTACAAATACAAAGAAGGCGGGCTTACCTTCCGCATCTCCCACCGCGCCGGGGAAGACCTTTACGCCCCTCCGGTCCACATCGTCTCCTTTGAACAACCCTTGGGGCAGCTCGCGGAGAGATCGCGCTTTTCGCCCCACTCTTTGGTCCAGGAGTTTCTTAACCGCACCGAGGCCCTCTGGGGCCTGGTGACCAATGGCAGGGTGATCCGTCTCCTGCGCGACAGCACTTACCTCCGCCGCCAGTGTTATCTTGAATTTGATCTGGAGGCCATCTTTGAGCAGCACCTTTTCGAAGATTTTTTGCTCCTTTTCCGCCTCCTGCACCGCAGCCGCCTCCCCAGGGGCGCTGAAGACGCCTCCCAGTGTTTGCTTGAGCAGTACTACCAACTTTCTCTTGAAGAGGGTGAACGGGCCCGCGACCGCCTGCGCGACAGTGTGGTCTCCTGCCTCACGGAGCTGGCCCAGGGCTTCCTCAGCCACCCGGAAAATAACAGGCTCAGGGAGCGCCTCTCCTCCCCGGACGACTCTTACAACGCCCTGGCCTTCTACCGCGATCTCCTGCGGCTCATCTATCGCTTCTTGTTTCTCCTGGTGGCGGAAGACCGCGGGCTCTTAAGTGACGATCCCCTCTATCGCGAGCACTATAGCGTCTCCCGCTTCAGACGCTTGGTGGAAAACCGCTCCTTTTACACCGAGCATGAGGATCTCTGGCTTTCGCTCCGCGTCCTCTGGAAACTTTTAAGCGACGCCACCCCGAAGGCCGGGGGCAGGCCCCTGGCCTCCTATCTCGGGCTAAGCCCTTTGAACGGCGAGCTTTTCTCCCCGCTCTTTCTGGATGAATGCCTCATTCGCAACCGGGAGCTCCTTTCGGCCCTCTGGTGGCTTCTTAACTACCGGGAAAGCGGGGCCGACCTTCCGCACCGCATCAACTACGCGGCCCTGGATGTCGAAGAGCTTGGCTCGGTTTACGAAAGCCTTCTAGACTATCAGCCTACGGTCACCAAAAAAGAAGGCCAGGTTCTAACCTTTGAGCTCAATCCCGGCACCGAACGCAAATCAACCGGCTCCTACTACACCCCTGCGCCGCTGGTAGCGGAGCTCATCCGCTCCGCCCTCGAACCCGTAATCAAAGAACGCCTCAAGGAAGCCAAGCGAATAGCGAACGGGGAATGGCGAACAGCAAACTATTCGCTATTCGCCGCGAAGGCCATTCTTGGCCTTCGCATCATCGATCCGGCTTGTGGCTCCGGACATTTTCTTTTGGCTGCCGCCAGAAGGCTTGGCAAGGAGCTAGCCCGCATTGAGACTGGGGAAGACGAACCCTCCCCAGAGGCCGTGCGCAAGGCGGTGCGTGAGGTCATCGCTCATTGTATCTACGGGGTGGACAAGAATCCCCTGGCGGTTGAACTTTGTCGCGTGGCCCTGTGGATCGAAGCCCACGTCCCCGGAAAACCCCTCACTTTTCTTGACCACCACATCAAATGCGGGGACTCTCTGGTTGGCGTTTTTGACCTTAACGTGCTCACCCAGGGCATCCCGGATGAGGCCTTCAAACCCCTTGAAGGAGACGAAAGGTCCGTCTGTCAGGAACTTCGGAATACCAACAGGAGAGCCCGGAGGAGACTTTTCGGGGAGAGTCTTTTTAACCCCAGAGGAGAAATAGAGAAGCTGGCGGAAGAGTTCCGCAAGGTGGACGAACTTGCCGAAGACACGGTGGAGGCCCTCCACGAAAAGACCGCTCGTTGGCAGGCCCTGCGCCGAAAGCCCGAATGGGAAAAGCTTAAACGGGCCTGTGATCTCTGGACTTCGGCCTTTTTCATGCCCAAGACCCAGAAAACCACTTCCTTGGTGCCCACTTCGCACGATCTCTATGGTCTTTTAGCCAACCCCGGCGCCCTTTCTCCCCAGAAGCTTGCCCAGGCCGAGGCCCTGGCCGAGAAGCACCGCTTCTTCCACTGGCCGCTTGAGTTTCCCGAGGTCTTTGCCCGGGGCGGCTTCGATGTGGTTCTGGGAAATCCGCCCTGGGAAATGATGCAACTTGAAGAAGTTCAATTTTTCGCCACACGTGCTCCAGAAATAGCCCAGACCAGAAATTCAGCAGAGCGGAAAAAGTTGATTAATAAATTGAAAGAAACCAATCCAGCACTGTATGAAGAATATTTAAAAGCCAAACATTACCAGGCGGCTATCAATCATTACATCCGTAAAAGTGGGCGCTTCCCATTAACTGCTTATGGAAAGTTAAATACCTACAGCGTCTTTGCCGAACTGGCCCTGCGGCTCACCTGCCCCGCGGGCCGAGCCGGCATCATCGTTCCCACCGGCATCGCCACCGACGATACGAATAAACATTTCTTTAGCCACCTCATGGAAAACGGCCTGCTTGCCAGCCTTTATGATTTTCAGAATAGGGAAAGGCTATTCCCAGCCGTAACCACTCAACAAAAGTTTTCTCTCCTCACTCTTCACCATTCATCTTTTCTCCCCTCTCCCTCTGGGAGAGGGGTTGGGGGTGAGGGTCCCTCGCCAAAATTCGTCTTTTTCGCCATCCGCGTGGAGCATTTAAGAGACCCGCGGCGCAGCTTCACCCTCACGGCCGAGGACATCGCCCGCATAAACCCCAATACCCGCACCACCCCCGTCTTCCGCACCAGCTACGACGCCGAGCTGACCAAAAAGATCTACCGCGTCCCGGTCTTGGTGAACGAAAAGACCGACGAAAATCCCTGGGGCGTTTCCTTTAAGCAAGGTTTGTTCAATATGTCCTCTGATAGCCACCTCTTCCGCACGCGGGAGCAATTGCAGGCCGCAGGGTATGAGCTTAAAGGGAACATTTTTGTGAAAGCGAATAGCGAACGGCGAACGGGGAATAGACCACTCGCTACTCACCATTCGCCACTCGCCGAAATTTATTTGCCCCTCTACGAAGCCAAAATGATCTGGCAGTTCGACCACCGCTTCGGGAGTTATGAGGGTTTGGAGAGACGCTCACATCAATTATTCCATCCAGATCCAAGGCACAAAAGAATCTTCGATTTTGTTGTTCAATCTTGGTATTGGGTCCCGGCGGGAGAGGTGCTTCAACATTTAGAAAACAAGAGAAACTTAGGTTGGCTAATCGGTTTTCGGGATGTTGCGCGCGCTACAGATGAACGCACCGCCATCTTCAGCCTGCTGCCAAAGGTGGGAGTGGGGCATACCATGCCTTTAATTTTTTTATCACCTCAGAGTGTTTTTATCGCTTGTATATTGGCTAATTTTAATTCTTTGGTTTTTGACTTTTGTGTTCGTCAAAAACTCGGGGGTACTCATTTGACCTATCACTATCTCAAACAACTCCCCATCCTCCCACCCGAAATCTATACCACTCGCCACTTACTATTCGCCATTCCCCGCATCTTAGAGCTCACTTACACCGCCTGGGATCTAAAGCCCTTTGCCGACGACCTCTGGGCCGAGGCCGATGAAGACCTCCGCTCCGCCATCCGCAAACAATGGGAGGAAAATCAGCGAATAGCGAACGGCGAACAGGGAATAGCGAACGGAGAACAGGGAACAGGTCCGAAGGACCGCAACCATTCGCCACTCGCCATTCGCCATTCGCCCCCCGAATGGCTTGAGATCATTTACTCCCTTAATCCTGACCATCCCAACAAGGACGCCTGCCCCCTTCCACCTTTCAAGTGGGACGAGTCTCGCCGCGCCCGCCTCCGCGCCGAACTCGACGCCTTCTTCGCCAAACTCTACGGCCTCACCGAAGAAGAACTCCGCTACATCCTCGACCCCCAGGACGTCTTCGGCCCCTCCTTCCCCGGCGAGACTTTCAGGGTTTTAAAGGAGAAAGAAATCCGCCAATTCGGCGAATACCGCACCAAACATCTCATATTGGAGGCGTGGGAGAGGCTATTCAAAGATCAAGGGGGAAAATGGGAGGGTTGCTTGAATGAGAGAAGAATTTGA